Part of the Streptomyces sp. WMMC500 genome is shown below.
GTGGCGGCAGCTACGTCTACGCCGACACGGCGACAGGCACCTCCTTCGCCCTGACGAAGACCCGCCTGACGCCCCACTTCGCCACGGCACAACGCCTCGCAGACCTGACCACAGCCGAACTCGACCCAGCAGCTTGAGTACGGGCGTTCCCGGCAGCCGTCGCCGGCCGGCCGGACGGGGCGCCCGGCCCGCCGGGGGGTGGGTGCGCGGGGACCGGGGGTCGCGTCCCCGGTCCCCTTGCTCACGCCGGGGGTCAGTCGGGCAGCCGGCGGAGGGCCTCCGCCAGGCGGTCGGCCATCATGTGTTGGTTCCACAGATGTCCCGGGTCGTTGGGCATCGCCGCGTCGTACACCTCCAGGCGGGCCTCCGTGGGCACCCGCCACAGCCGCTCGCACGCGGCCGCCGCCTCCGTCACCTTCAGCCCCAGCGCCGCGCGGGTTTCGGGTCGCAGACCGGTGTCGGTGCGGACGCCGGCGGTGTCGATTCCGGGCAGCCCGGTGAGCCACAAGGCCGCCTCCGCGCGGTCGAGGTCGGCCGCCTTGGCGAGGTGGGATGCCGCGTCGGGGTCGAACGGGGCCGGTTCGCGGCGTTCCAACTGATCGGCCAGCAGGCGCAGTCGCTTGACGGTGGCCCAGCCCCGGGGCACCGGGCGGATGTCGACGAAACCCGGCGGCCGGGGGGCCTCGCCCCGTTGCAGGAACGCCTTGATGCGGTAGTTCCTGCCTGCTTTCGACCGGGACCATTCGCCGAAGTGCATGGCGATGTCCAGCGGCAGCAGCTTGCCCTCCGCGGCGGACCGGGCCGTCGGCGGTTCCTCGTCGCCGTTCTTCCCCGGGTCCAGCAGGCCGCGGTGCAGCGCCGGATCGGTCAGGGGCGAGGAGGCCCAGAACCGCAGCAGGGTGATCACCGCCGCGCGGTGCTCGGCGGGGGTGACGGCGCTCGCCGCGCGGATGCCGAGGCCGCCGATGCGGCCGATGAGCTCGGGCCAGTCGTAGTGGCTCCCGTGGACCGCCCAGTGGGCCATGGCCGTCTCGCCGTCGATCGACCCGGAGAAGAACGCCGAGGCCAGTTCGATCTGCCGGACCATCCCGCCGCTTCCCTCGTGGTAGTAGCTGACCAGGCCGTCCAGGGCGCCGTCCAGGTCCGGTTCCGGAGCCTCCAGCAGGCGGGGGGTCTGCCGGCCGAGCACTTTCAGGAGCCGGTCCCGGTGCTGTGTCCGGCGATCGGTCTCCTGGAAGAACCCCGTGAGGCCGTCCAGGAGCAGGGGGTGGGTCACCTCGGGCAGCAGGGAGCCGAGGGCGTTCCGCAGCGCCGACTCGGAGGTGGCCGTCGCCGCCAGCAGTGCCCGTACGGTGTCCTCGGACATCTCCCGCAGCGCCCGCGACCCCGGGAGGTCACGGGGCGTCAGGAAGTGCCAGAACGCCTTCGGCGGCATGCGGCGCGTGCCCGCGGCCATCGGGGAGACGTGGTGGACGATCCAGCTCTGGTCCATCATGTAGACCCGCCAGTGCGCCTCGCCGGATTCCGGATCGCGCGCGGTGACGTCGTAGCCGCCGTCCAGCAGCAGCCGCCCGTCCGTGCCGGGGACGTCGAGGAGTCCCCACGGGACGGGGGGACTGGAGGACCAGCGGCCGTGCGGCAGGGTACCGGTCGTCGGGAGCGCGTCGCCGTGGACGCCGTCGATGCGGTGGTAGCGCACCCGTCCCGTCACGCGGTCGTAGGCGACCCTGAAGCCCAGGTGGGTGCCGTCGGTGCCGAGGGGCGAGGTGGCGGTGCCGGCGGTGACCGGGGCGAGCGACGAGTGCTCGATCACCCAGCCCTCGTCCGCGCCCAGCAGGGACGGGTCGAGGAACGCGGGCAGGCCGGGCGCGCCGAGTTGCCCGGTGGCCGGGTCGACGGGGCGCGCCACCCGGGTTTCCTTGTCCACGCCGGTGTAGTACCAGTACGTGCGGCCGTCGTGGAACATGTGGCCCTCGGGGCCGACCCGGCGCTCGCCCAGCGTCAGGAGCCGGTGGCCCGTGAACCGCCGGGCGCGGGGGCCGAGGAACGTGTAGCCGGCGCGGGTCTTCTCACCGGAGCGCCACTTCCAGGAGGTTTCCTGTTCCGTGTGGATCTCGCCGGGCGCCCCTGACCAGTACACGCTCTGGTCCTGGTTGACGGCGTGGAAGACCTGGAACTCTCCCTCGGAGAAGACCGCCCGCACGTCGTAGTCGAACCGGCTCGCCCCCTTGGGCACCACGAGCCGGTGCTCCGCGATCCGGCCGCCGGGGCCGATCGCGATGGCCTTGCTGCGGTCGTGCACGGTCAGGATGGGCCAACTGGCGCGGCACCAGTTGTCCTTGCCCTTCAGTTCGCCGGCGGCCTTGTCCAGGGCGTCCCAGCCGAGTTCGTCGAGGATGCCCGCGCGGAGCGTCCTGGTCAGCGGGGCCACCAGGTCGACGGCGGCGAGCCGGTCGAGGAGGCCGGGCAGTTCCGCCACCGCCGGCCGGGACAGCGTGTCGTAGAGCCAGTCGAACGCGTCGAGGGCGCTCTGCAGGGTGCCGGAAGTGGCGCAGGTCAACCGTTCGTCGATGATCCGGCGCAGGAAGGGCCGCAGCGGCTCGATCGTCCACGCGTTCTTCCAGCGCTCGTCGGACCGCTTGTCCTCGAGGAGCGAGTGGACCAGCGGGTCGTGGAAGCGGTCGTCGGCGGTCAGCGCCGCCAGATCGACGCGGTCGTGCTCCCACCAGTGCCCCAAGAGCAGCTTCGGGTCCGGGTCCGGCAGCGGGATGCCCGCCGCCAGGCAGCCGCCGACGACCGCCGCGTCGATGCGGTACTCCCGCGCGGTGCCGTTGCCGAGCCGCAGCGGGCCCTCCTCCGGGTCGATCCGTGCGGCCAGGCGTGGCAGCAGGGCCAGCAGCTCCGCGGGGGCCCTGGGGGGACGGTGGCCGGGTCCGCGGTAGCGGCGGAGCATCGCGGTCAGCCAGCGGCCGGTGTCCTCGCCGAGATGGTCGAAGGCGCCGGCCTCGTCGAGGAAGGCGACCCACCAGGTGTCCATGTCCGAGTACGGGAGGTCGGCGATGTGCCACACGAGCCGCGCCTTCACCGCGTCCGACGTGGCGACGGCGGCCAGCCAGGTCTTGCGCTGCGAGGTCCAGAAGCCGTCCGAGGCCCGCCAGAGCGCGGGCGCCTCCGCAAGGTCCGCGAGCACGGACCCGAGTTCGGCCGCCGGGTCGAGGCCGGCGGCCTTGGCCAGCTTGGTGAGCTGCTTGACCATCTCGGGCCAGGGCGGCAGGCCGCCGAGCGTACGGCGGACGGCCAGTTCCCGCAGCTCCCGGTAGGCCTCGACGGGGTCACCCGGGCGCTTGCCGAGGTCCGCGACGTAGGTCTTGATGTCCTTGACCGACAGCGCCCCGGCGAGGGCGAACTCCAGGAACACCGCGCGCTGCCTGGCCGGATCGACGGACGGCAGGTACTGGTCGGCCCGGCGGGCCCGGCCGAACATCATCGCGGCCTGCCGGTGGCGGCCGGCGGCGACGAACGCCCGGCCGACCTGTTCCCAGAAGGCCGGCAGGTGGGAGTCCGGCAGCGTCCCGGAGAGCTGCCCGTACAGGTCGAGCGCGGGTCCGGGCTTGGGTCCGGCCAGCCGCTCGGCGCGCGCCATCTCGGGCGCCACCGCGAGGGCCGCGTCGGCGCGCGCGGGGTCGTGAAGTACGGCCCACGCGGGGTAGCCGGGCTCCCGGCGGTGCCCGGCGGACACCGGTGGGCCGGGATCGGGGGCGGAGAACCCGGCGGCGGCGAGCACCTGGTCCTCGCCGGGTGCTTCGGCCTGTCCGCTCAGCCGGACCACGGGCCGGGTGCCGAGCAGCGGGTGGGTGTAGCGGCGGGCGGTGACAGGCTCGCCGTCCGGGGTGCCGGCGGGCGCCAGGCCCGTATCGAGCGCGACACGGTCAGCGGTCATGGATCGTCCTCCCCGCGTAGATCAGCTCTGCCATCCGCACGCCCTCGGACCAGGCCACCGGGCCGATCTTCCCCAGCGCGACGGGCCGTTCCGACGCGTCCACCCACAACAGCCGTCCGGTCTCGGTGGACAGGCCGGGGTCGTCGGCCCCCAGCCAGTAGCGGGCCTGCAGCCCGACGCCGCCGTCGGCGATCCGCACCATCGCGAAACCGCCGCGCATGACGAAGCCGTACCGGGCGGCGCGGCCGGTGGCGTAACGCAGCTCCTCGAACTCGCCCCCGGCGTAGTCGTCGAGGCCGGTGGCCGCGGGGTCGGCGGCGTCCGGCCGGTGGTGGACCTCGCGGGCGAGCTGCGGAACACCCTGCGCGGCCCCGCGGTCGTCGAGCAGTTCCCGCCACGTGTCCACGTCGGGCAGCAGGACCGGGTGCGGCAGGGAAACGGGGGCCACGGGCGGGGCGTACGCGGTGCCGTCCTCGCCCACCAGGGCGGTACGGCCCTCGTCGGTGACCTCCGTCAGCAGGCCCGTCCGCCCGTCGACGACCACCACGAGGTGCTCCAGGGCGGACCGCCAGCCCGGGTCGGGCCACACGCGCCCCAGCAGGGCGGCGGGCACCGGCACGCCGGCCAGCAGCCAGGACTCCACGGTCGACCGGCACTCCTCCTCATGCCGCACCAGCCGCTCGGCCAGCGCGGTGAACTTCTCGCCCGTCGAGCTGCTGCGCACGGCTCCGGGGACCGACTGCAGGACGCGGCCGTCGGACTTGCGGCATCTGAGAGTGGTTCCGTCCAGGGCCAGTTCGTGGCCATGGGTGGCGGGAACCCACACGAGTGGAGTCGACATGCCCAGCATCGTGTCAGTCCCCTGTGACAGCCGGCCGGGGCACGTGGCATCACACCGGCTTCGACGGCCCGGTGGGTTGCGCCCGGGCCACACCGCGGGTCATGGATCTTCCGGTGTCAGGTCTTGTTCGACCCAGACGGTCTTGCCTTCCTCGTCGTAGCGGGTGCCCCACCTGCTCGCCAGGGCGGCGGCGATGAGCAGTCCCCTGCCGTCCTCGTCCTGGGCGCGCGGGTGCCGCAGGTGCGGCGCGGCGCTGGAGTCGTCGGAGACCTCCACCGTGAGGCGATCGTCCCGGATCATGCGGATCCGCGGGTTTCCCCGGGCGTGGTTGAGGACGTTCGTCACCAGTTCGCTGACGACCGCCTCGGTGGCGAACACCTGGTCGTCCAGGCCCCAGGCTGCCAGCTCCTCGCGCACGCGCTCCCGGCAGTTCGCGACCGCGGCGCGGTCGCGGGGCACGGTCCAGGACACGTGGCTGGCATCGGGGAGGCGGCTGAGGACCGCGGTGAGGAGGGCACCTCCTCTGCGACGGCGGGCGGGGTCGCCCATCAGGGCGTACACGATGTTGTCGCAGGCCGCTTGGGCGTCGCCGGGCGAACGGCCCGCGGCACGCCGCAACCGGGCGAACGGGTCGTCACCGCCCACCGTGCGGATCATGGACGCGGAGTAGCAGGTCAACAACGTCTGCGGTGCCAGGGTGAGATGTACGGCCTCGTAGACGGAGTGCCGGCCCAGCGGGGGCCCGACGGGAACGTCCAGGGGGCGGGTGGTGCCGTCGGGGGTGGTCGCCAGCGGTGCGGGCCAGTCGGCGGAGGCGATCGTGCACCGCCCGGAGACGGTGTCGTAGACGGCGTAGAGGCAGCGGGTGGCCGCGCCGCCGGTGTCCGTGTCCGGCTCGGCACCGGCGTCCTGTGGGTCTTCCCGGTGCAGTTCGCGTGTGATGTCGTCGAGGTGCGCCAGGAGTTCGTCCGGGTCGAGGTTCATCCGGGCGAGCGTGGCGAAGGCGGTCCGGAAGCGGCCCATGTCCACCGACGCGCGCAGCCCGTGCTGCGGAGTCTCCATCATGGTGAGGCCCACGCGGGCGCTGGACAGGGAGATCACGTCGAACCAGCGGGTCTTGCGGCTGCCAGGCTTCCAGAAGTGCGCGGTGCTGACGGCGGGCAACCGGGGGATGTCGTGCGGCAGCAGTTGCCGTTGCAGTGTCGTCGCCGCGGTGCGCTCCCGGACGTACCGGCGGGCGTTCTCCAGGTGGACCGCGGCGCGGTCGGTGATCTGTTCGGCAAGGGGGAGGTCGTGCCTGTCGAAGGGGTTGGGGTGCCGCCGGCCGCGGTAGAGGCAGACCAGTCCGAGGACACGGCCGTACTGGGTGAGGGGCGTGATGAGCAGCGAGTGCACGCTTGCCCGGCGCAGCCCTTCCGCCCGTGCGGCGTCGTGCATGTGCCAGTCGGACGGGCTCTCGTGCGGGTCGACCAGGCGAGACTGCAGGTCCCTGAGGACCTGGGTGTACGGGGTGGGGAACTCGAAGTGGCTCTGCTCGCCCACCTCGTACAGGCTGGTGAACTCCGGCACCGTCGAGGCGACGGCCGCCCTGCGCAGGGGTGTGGTGCTGAGCAGCGGCGGCAGCGGTGCCTCGTCGCCGTGCAGAACCGATTCGACCAGGTCCACGGTCGCCACGTCGGCGAAGTCCTCCACGGCGGCCGAGGCGAGTTCCTGTGCCGTGCGCGTCAGCCCCAGCGTCGTTCCCACCGCCTCGTACGTCGCGCCGAGCAACTTCTCCGCCTGGCGTGAACGGTCGATGTCGGTGACGTCGTGGATGATCGTGGCCGCGCCGATCACCGTGGCGCCGTCGAGCAGGGGCAGAGCCAGCACCGAGAAGACGCGCGGGCCCTTGCGGATGTCGCGCTGGACGACGGTGCAGCCGCCGGAGACCCGGTCGGCGTTGGTGGCCTCGACGAGCAGGGGGCTCAGCGCCAGGGTCGGGTCGAGTTCGTCCGCTCGGTGGTCGACGACGTCGTCGGCTTCGGCGCCGCGGACGGCGAGCGCGGCGGGGTTGCTGCGCAGCACCCTCAACTCGCTGTCGTACAGCTCGAGTCCCGCGATGGCGTTGTCGAACATCGAGGCCAGATAGGCGGTTTCCGCGCGGGACTCGCCGGGGCTCGCCGCCGTTCCGGTCACCGAGATCCACGTTTCCTCGTCGCTCTGCCAGGCGTCGAACTGGATGACCGGCGCGTCGTTCCTCCGGCTCACGTCGAGCAGCAGCCTGATCGCGTCGGCGGCCGACCGGCCGACGGCGGTGCCGACGGGATGCCCCTTGGCGCCCTGGACCTGTCCGCGCCGGTCGAAGCTGAACGAACTGCCCTTCGCCACGTCGATGCCTCCGATGTGCGTGATGCGTCCGCCGCCGACGCCGCCCCGCGCCCCGGACCGGCAAGATGGCCTTACGCAGCGGACCGCTACTTTCTGTCATGGAGGTCGTGTTCCGATGCCGCACACCATTGTCCGACGCCCGGTGCGGGTGTGCATGCGGTGAGTCCTCGCCGCCACGCCCCGCGCCCGACTCGGTGGTCCGAGTCGCAGATCACCCGGGGCGCATCCATGATGGAACGGAGCACTCGCCCGGAGCCGGCGCCCTGCGGCTGCCAGCGGCAAGGAGGCCTGCGTGCACGAAAAGCTGCTCCACAGGATCGGCGGCCGACTCACCCACCTCCACCACACCCGCTCCCCCGCCACCGCCCGGTCCGAACCCGGCACGCTCGGGCTCGACCCGGTGAAGGTGGGCAGGTTCGGCGCGGGGACGCTGGGCGCGGAGGACGAGGCCGTACTCGCCGGGGAGGTGGCCGACCACCTGCCGCACGGCTGGGACCTCCCCCACAAGCCGGAAGAAGCGCTCCACGAGGTCATCACGCACCTCGGCGGTGAGGACGCACTGATGCAGTGGCTCGACCGCTACCCGGGCCGCCCGCGACTGACGGCGCGGATCTATGTCCTCCTCGGCCTCCTGGACCAGTACAGCGACGCGCCGGCCGTGCTCAAAGCCCTGCGCACGTCCCGTGGTCAGGAACCGTACCCGGAGGGGCTCCGGGACTTTCTCGTGCCCCAGACGGACGAGGAGACCCTCTCCGACCTCGGCTACCGGGTCGAACAGTTCCTCGCGGAGGGACAGGTCGAGAACGCCGTGGCGCTCGCGCTCGCCACCGCCGACTGGCTGCGCGCGTCACTCACCGGACCCGAGGCCGTGCAGACCGGCGTCGGCGACCTCGCCGCCCTGGTGACGTCGGCCCGGGACGACATCGAGGAGGCGGCCGCGGCGGCGACCGGGACCTGGAATCCGACGCCGTCGTGACAGCCGGGCACAGCCGGTACGCCGACGTGCTCACACGCAGGTCTCGTTGAATGCCGAATCCGTGGGCGGTGATAGTCGCGGGGTGCGACAATACCCGTCGAACCGGATATTCTGCCATGCACCGGATACTGACGCGCATTCCGCAACAGCTCAGGAACTCTGCCTCGGCGCTCCTGCTGCTCGTCGCGGTACTCGTCGCGGACTGGCTCCACCCGCCGAACATCGCCTTCGGCTCGGCGCTCGTGGTCGTGCCCGTGCTCGCCGCCGTCAACGCGAGCTGGCGCGCCATCCTGGTCTGCGGGGCGCTCGCACTGGCCGGCGGAATCGCCATAGGCGTCTGGGACTACGACGTCTCCGCCGAGGCCAAGACCTCGTGGTGCCTCGCCATCATCGGCGCCACCGTCCTCGGGCTGGCGGAACAGTGCGTACGGGTGCGCCGGGAACGCCAGCTCGACCAGGTGCGCCAGGTCGCCCACGCCGCCCAGACCGCGGTACTCCACCCTCCGCCCCCCGTCATCGGCCAAGTGCTCATCGCCGCCTCCTACGACGCGGCGGCCAACGAGGCGGAGATCGGCGGTGACCTGTACGAGGTCATCAACACCCCCTGGGGCGTACGGGCCATCATCGGCGACGTCCGGGGAAAGGGCCTGCGCGCGGTGCGGGAGAGCGCCACCGTCCTCGGCATCTTCCGTGAAGCGGCGTACGACGAACCGGACCTGGCCCGGGTGGCGGCCAGGATCGATCACATGCTGACACGGGACATCGGCGCCGAGGACTTCGTCACCGTTCTTCTGCTGTGCCTGCGCCCGGACGGCAGGTGCACCGTCCTCAACTACGGCCACCCACCCCCGCTGCACCGCACCGGCAAGGGAGACGTCACCGAGGTCGAGTGCCCCGCCCGGCTCCCCCTGGGCATCGGGATCGCCGCCGCCGCGGACAAGACGCAGACCGACCTCCGGCTCGCCCCGGACGACGAACTGCTCCTGGTCACCGACGGCGTCCTGGAAGCACGCGACGCCACCGGCGCCTTCTACCCGTTCCGCAAGCGGTACGCCTCCCTGCCGCACACCACCCCGGCGAACGCCCTGGCCGCCCTCCGCCGGGACCTGATGGCGTACTGCGGCAACCGCCTCCACGACGACACCGCCATGCTCCTGCTGCGCTACGCCGCACTTGCCTAGCCGTCCCGGCGGACACCTTCCGTACGATTGCGCCCATTCGGCGGGTTCGCACGCTCGTTCCGCTCGCAGGAGGTAACGCCATCGCCGACGAACCGAGTCTCGCGGAGTTGCTGCGCGGTCACCGTCAGGCGGCCCGGCTGACGCTCGAACAACTCGCGGAGTCCTCCGGGGTCAGCGTCCGGACGCTCTCCGACGTGGAGCGTGGCCGCAGCAAAGGCCCCCAGCACCGGACCGTTCTCGCGCTGGCGGACGCCCTCTCGCTGGCGGCCCCGGACCGCCAGCGGCTCGTCGACCTGGCGCGTGACGGTCGTCTGCGGGACCACTGGGCCCGTCCCAGCGGGCTGTGCGCACTGCCGCCCGCGGTCGCGGACTTCACCGGCCGGGCGGCGGAACTGACCTGGATCGACGACTTCGCCCGGGCCGCCGGTTCACCGGGCAGCGCGGCTGCCGGGCTCGTCACCGGCTCCGCGGGGTCGGGCAAGACCACCTTGGTGATCCGCGCCGCGCACGCCCTGCGCCCGGCGTTCGGCGACGGGGTGCTCTTCCTCGATCTGCTGGGCATGTCCGCGCGTCCGCGGCCGGCAGCCGACGCCCTGGGGCTGTTGCTGGGCGGGCTGGGTGTCACCGACCGCCAGGCACCGGCCGGCGTCCGGGAACGCGCCTCCCTCTACCGGTCTTTGCTGCAGGAGCGGCGAATCCTGGTCGTGCTGGACAACGCCGCGTCCGAGGAGCAGATCCGCCCGCTGCTCGCCGCGGGCGGTGCGAGCCGGGTCCTGGTGACCAGCCGGCGGCTGCTGGCGGGCCTGGAGGGCGTACGCCGCCTGGTCCTCGGCCCGCTGCACATGCCCGAGGCCGCGGAACTGCTCACCGGCATCGTCGGCGAACGGTCCGCCACCGACGGGCGGGAGGCGCTGGTCCGGCTCGCGCACCTGTGCGGCGGGCTGCCGCTGGCGCTGCGGATCATCGGCAACCGGCTGGCGAGCCGCCCGGACTGGAGCGCCACCGAACTCGCCGCGCGGCTGTCGGACGAGGAACGCCGGCTGGCGCAGTTCACCGCCGGCGACCTGAAGATCGCGAACGCCTTCGGGATGTCCTACGAGCAACTCGGTACCGCCGCCCGCCGGGTGTTCCGCCGCCTGGCAGCGGTACCGGGCCAGGACTTCGACGCGGCCCTCGCGGCGGTGGCCGGTGCCGTCGAACTCGCGGCGGCCTGGGACGCCCTGGACGAACTCGTCGACCTGGGCCTGCTCCAGGACGTCGCCCTGGGCCGCTACCGCTTCCACGACCTCGTACGCCTCTTCGCCCGCGACCGGTTGCGGGCGGAGGAGACGGAGGCCGAGCGCGCCGCGCTCACCGCCCGGGTGCGATCCTGGCTGCTGCGGATGGCCACGACGGCCGGGCGGTGGTTCGAGCCCGCCTTCGGGCCCCCGGACCGGCCCGACGCCGACCTCGCCGTGCTGTCCGGCGCCCAGGACGCGGAGCGGTGGCTGCGGGCCAACCTGGAGAACTGGCTCGGCGCGCTGCGCCAGGCCGACGCCTGCGGCGAGCACGCCGCCGTGCTGGACTGCGCCGAGGCCATGCACTGGTTCTCCGACCGCTGGGTCCACGCCCCGCACTGGCGGGAGGTCTTCACGCTCGGCGCGTGTGCCGCGGCCGCCCTGGGCGATCCCGTACAGCAGGCGACCCAGGTGAACTATCTGGCCTGGGTGCACGGCATCCCGCTGAACGACCCCGAGGGCGCACTGCGCCACGCCACCCGGGCGCTGTCCATCGCCACCCGCAGCGACGCCACGGCGCAGATCGCCTGGGCCCACAACTACACGGCGATCGCGCTGCGCAGGCTGGACCGGTTCGACGAGGCCGTCGACGCGGCGACGCGGGCGGCCGATCTTTTCGAGTCCCTCGGTGACGCCGATGCGCACATGGCGTGCGTCAGCAGCATCGGGCACTGCCTCCGCGAGGCCGGGCGCCCCGCCGAAGCGGTGGAGCGCTACCGCGAGGCCCTCGCGCTCGCCGACGACGAGGACTCCGGAGTCACGCCGGGCATCGCCGCGTACCTGCGACCGCACTACCTGGCCGACCTCGGCGCGTGCCTGGGCCGGCTCGGGATCCGGGACGAGGCGATCGCCGCACTCACCGAGGCCACGGCCCTGATGGAGGCGTACGACGCCAACTATCTGCACGGACGCGCGCTCGAAGCCCTCGCCGCTCTGCTGGCCCAGGAGGGCCGCACCCGTGACAGCCGCCGCACGTACGGCCGGGCGGCCGACGCGTACGAGTCGGTGGGCGACGTCGAAGCGCTCCGCCGATGCCGCCGGCTCGCCACCGGCGTGGGCTGATCGGGTCGTACGCGCACTTCTGCATGCTGTTCTGCATGGTCCGGTCCCCGCCGCGGGGGTTGACTCGGCGGCACCGGACGGGCACCGGGCCCGTCCCTCCCGGCAGGAGTGACATGGCGATCATCAGGAACATCGTGCTGGTGCACGGCGGCTTCGTGGACGGCTCGGGCTGGCAGGGCGTCCACGAGCACCTCACCGCCGACGGCTACCGGGTGCACGTCGTGCAGAACCCGACCCTGTCGCTGGCCGGCGACGTCGCCGCCACCCACCGGATCCTCGACGCCCTCGACGGACCGGCCGTGCTGGTCGGCCACTCCTACGGCGGCGTCGTCATCACCGAGGCCGGCAACCACGCGAACGTCGCCGCGCTCGCCTACATCGCCGCGTTCGCACCGGACGCCGGCGAATCGGTCGACACCCTGATCGCCGACCCGCCGCCCGGCGCGCCGGTTCCGCCGATCCTCCCCCCGCAGGACGGATTCCTGTTCCTCGACCGGTCCAGGTTCGCGGAGTCGTTCGCCGCCGACCTGCCCGCCGCCCAGGCCGCGTTCATGGCCGACTCCCAGGTGCCCTGGGGCGTCGAGGCCCTCGCGGGCGCCGTCTCCGCACCCGCCTGGCGGGGCAAGCCGGCCTGGTATCTGGTGTCCACCGAGGACCGCATGATCCCGCCTCCCGCGCAGCGGGCCATGGCCGAACGCACCGGCGCCACCGTCTCCGAGACCCCCGGAAGCCACTCGGTCTACGTCTCCCGCCCCGCGGTCGTGGCCGACGTCATCATCCAGGCCGCCGAAGGCCGCAACGGCAACGCCTGACGGCCGCCCGCACCGACTCCCCGCCTTCCACCTTCCTTTCGCCCGGCCGGGCTACCCCGTCCCGGCCGGCCACCACCCCGACGAGGGAGACCCGCATGCCCGACCGCCCCATGTTCACCCGCCGCAGAGTCCCCGCCACCGGCTCGGCCGCCGCCGCGTCGGCCGCGCTCCTCACCCCCGGCACCGCCGCCCAACGGCACCACCGGAACCGACCTGTACCTGAGCCCGGACGGCCAGGCGGCCTTCGCCGCCGACGTGTCCGCCGACACGTTCCGGCTGCTGCAGGCCACGCAGCGGCCCTTCGACGCGGACTCCTTCATTACCCGACGCGGGCCGCCGCGTGGCGGACCATCCCGTCGTGGGGGCTGGTCGCCGGCCGGGACAGGGCGATACCGCCCGCGGCCGAACGCTGGATGTACCGGCGCGCGAAATTCCGCAAGGTCGTCGAGGTGCCGACCGCCTCCCACGTCGTGATGATCAGTCACCCGAAGGCCACCGCGAGGCTGATCGAGGAGGCCGCCAGAGCCACCGGGTGACCCCGCCCCGGGCCCACCGCCCCCGGCCGGGCCGGGGGCGGGGCGGGACCCGTGGTTACGGGGCGGCGGGACCGCCGGCGGCGGTGCTCTTGTCGGCCAGCCACTTCTTGATGAACTGGCCCTGGTGCTCACCGCCGAGCAGGTTCCAGTCGTGGTCGTACATCATCGGCTTCCAGTAGTTGCTGTACGCCCACGCCACCCAACTGATCT
Proteins encoded:
- a CDS encoding DUF4132 domain-containing protein, whose product is MSTPLVWVPATHGHELALDGTTLRCRKSDGRVLQSVPGAVRSSSTGEKFTALAERLVRHEEECRSTVESWLLAGVPVPAALLGRVWPDPGWRSALEHLVVVVDGRTGLLTEVTDEGRTALVGEDGTAYAPPVAPVSLPHPVLLPDVDTWRELLDDRGAAQGVPQLAREVHHRPDAADPAATGLDDYAGGEFEELRYATGRAARYGFVMRGGFAMVRIADGGVGLQARYWLGADDPGLSTETGRLLWVDASERPVALGKIGPVAWSEGVRMAELIYAGRTIHDR
- a CDS encoding SpoIIE family protein phosphatase — protein: MAKGSSFSFDRRGQVQGAKGHPVGTAVGRSAADAIRLLLDVSRRNDAPVIQFDAWQSDEETWISVTGTAASPGESRAETAYLASMFDNAIAGLELYDSELRVLRSNPAALAVRGAEADDVVDHRADELDPTLALSPLLVEATNADRVSGGCTVVQRDIRKGPRVFSVLALPLLDGATVIGAATIIHDVTDIDRSRQAEKLLGATYEAVGTTLGLTRTAQELASAAVEDFADVATVDLVESVLHGDEAPLPPLLSTTPLRRAAVASTVPEFTSLYEVGEQSHFEFPTPYTQVLRDLQSRLVDPHESPSDWHMHDAARAEGLRRASVHSLLITPLTQYGRVLGLVCLYRGRRHPNPFDRHDLPLAEQITDRAAVHLENARRYVRERTAATTLQRQLLPHDIPRLPAVSTAHFWKPGSRKTRWFDVISLSSARVGLTMMETPQHGLRASVDMGRFRTAFATLARMNLDPDELLAHLDDITRELHREDPQDAGAEPDTDTGGAATRCLYAVYDTVSGRCTIASADWPAPLATTPDGTTRPLDVPVGPPLGRHSVYEAVHLTLAPQTLLTCYSASMIRTVGGDDPFARLRRAAGRSPGDAQAACDNIVYALMGDPARRRRGGALLTAVLSRLPDASHVSWTVPRDRAAVANCRERVREELAAWGLDDQVFATEAVVSELVTNVLNHARGNPRIRMIRDDRLTVEVSDDSSAAPHLRHPRAQDEDGRGLLIAAALASRWGTRYDEEGKTVWVEQDLTPEDP
- a CDS encoding PP2C family protein-serine/threonine phosphatase, giving the protein MHRILTRIPQQLRNSASALLLLVAVLVADWLHPPNIAFGSALVVVPVLAAVNASWRAILVCGALALAGGIAIGVWDYDVSAEAKTSWCLAIIGATVLGLAEQCVRVRRERQLDQVRQVAHAAQTAVLHPPPPVIGQVLIAASYDAAANEAEIGGDLYEVINTPWGVRAIIGDVRGKGLRAVRESATVLGIFREAAYDEPDLARVAARIDHMLTRDIGAEDFVTVLLLCLRPDGRCTVLNYGHPPPLHRTGKGDVTEVECPARLPLGIGIAAAADKTQTDLRLAPDDELLLVTDGVLEARDATGAFYPFRKRYASLPHTTPANALAALRRDLMAYCGNRLHDDTAMLLLRYAALA
- a CDS encoding tetratricopeptide repeat protein is translated as MLRGHRQAARLTLEQLAESSGVSVRTLSDVERGRSKGPQHRTVLALADALSLAAPDRQRLVDLARDGRLRDHWARPSGLCALPPAVADFTGRAAELTWIDDFARAAGSPGSAAAGLVTGSAGSGKTTLVIRAAHALRPAFGDGVLFLDLLGMSARPRPAADALGLLLGGLGVTDRQAPAGVRERASLYRSLLQERRILVVLDNAASEEQIRPLLAAGGASRVLVTSRRLLAGLEGVRRLVLGPLHMPEAAELLTGIVGERSATDGREALVRLAHLCGGLPLALRIIGNRLASRPDWSATELAARLSDEERRLAQFTAGDLKIANAFGMSYEQLGTAARRVFRRLAAVPGQDFDAALAAVAGAVELAAAWDALDELVDLGLLQDVALGRYRFHDLVRLFARDRLRAEETEAERAALTARVRSWLLRMATTAGRWFEPAFGPPDRPDADLAVLSGAQDAERWLRANLENWLGALRQADACGEHAAVLDCAEAMHWFSDRWVHAPHWREVFTLGACAAAALGDPVQQATQVNYLAWVHGIPLNDPEGALRHATRALSIATRSDATAQIAWAHNYTAIALRRLDRFDEAVDAATRAADLFESLGDADAHMACVSSIGHCLREAGRPAEAVERYREALALADDEDSGVTPGIAAYLRPHYLADLGACLGRLGIRDEAIAALTEATALMEAYDANYLHGRALEALAALLAQEGRTRDSRRTYGRAADAYESVGDVEALRRCRRLATGVG
- a CDS encoding alpha/beta hydrolase — its product is MAIIRNIVLVHGGFVDGSGWQGVHEHLTADGYRVHVVQNPTLSLAGDVAATHRILDALDGPAVLVGHSYGGVVITEAGNHANVAALAYIAAFAPDAGESVDTLIADPPPGAPVPPILPPQDGFLFLDRSRFAESFAADLPAAQAAFMADSQVPWGVEALAGAVSAPAWRGKPAWYLVSTEDRMIPPPAQRAMAERTGATVSETPGSHSVYVSRPAVVADVIIQAAEGRNGNA